Proteins encoded in a region of the Sparus aurata chromosome 6, fSpaAur1.1, whole genome shotgun sequence genome:
- the lrrn1 gene encoding leucine-rich repeat neuronal protein 1, producing the protein MARWRLDCFLTGQVFAGLIVVSIGLSFVQSDECPQLCVCEIRPWFTPQSTYREAITVDCNDLRLTRIPGNLSSDTQVLLLQSNYIARTSEELEQLFNLTELDLSQNNFSNIRDVGLINMSQLTTLHLEENQITEMPDYCLQDLSNLQELYINHNQINSISANAFSGLHNLLRLHLNSNKLKTINSQWFESTPNLEILMIGENPVVGIMDFNFKPLGNLRSLVLAGMDLTDIPGNAFVGLDNLESLSFYDNKLVRVPQRALQKLPNLKFLDLNKNPVHKIQEGDFKNMLRLKELGINNMGELVSIDRYALDNLPELTKLEATNNPKFSYINRQAFRDVPALESLMLNNNALNALYQSTVDSLPNLREISIHSNPLRCDCVIQWMSSNKTTVRFMEPLAMLCGMPSEVRGMHVREVLQNNLANQCLPMISHDTFPSHLNLDIGMTVDLDCRAMSQPEPEIYWVTPMGNKVMMDTLSDKYSLTNEGTLRISRIQVEDSGRYTCVAQNAEGADTRVTAIRVNGTLLDSTQLMKIYVKQTESHSILVSWKINSNVMTSNLKWSSATMKIDNPHITYTARVPVDVHEYNLTHLQPATEYEVCLTVSNIHQQTQRSCVNVTTKQATFTVEISDQGTNTALAAVMGTMFAIISLASLGVYIAKRWKRKNYHHSLKKYMQKTSSIPLNELYPPLINLWEADSEKEKEGSSETKPSQVDTTRSYYMW; encoded by the coding sequence ATGGCTAGATGGAGGTTAGACTGCTTTCTTACAGGCCAGGTGTTTGCTGGCCTGATTGTGGTATCAATTGGACTGTCCTTCGTCCAAAGCGATGAGTGCCCCCAGCTGTGTGTATGCGAGATTCGACCCTGGTTTACTCCCCAGTCAACTTACAGAGAAGCCATCACTGTGGACTGCAATGACCTTCGCTTAACACGCATCCCGGGGAACCTCTCCAGTGACACTCAGGTTCTCCTCCTTCAGAGCAACTACATTGCCCGGACCAGTGAGGAGCTCGAGCAGCTCTTTAACCTGACTGAGCTGGACTTGTCCCAGAACAACTTCAGTAACATTCGTGATGTTGGCCTTATCAATATGTCCCAGCTCACCACGCTTCATCTGGAGGAGAACCAGATCACAGAAATGCCAGATTACTGTCTGCAGGACCTCAGCAACCTGCAGGAGCTCTACATCAACCACAATCAGATCAACTCCATCTCCGCCAATGCCTTCTCTGGGCTCCACAATCTGCTCAGGCTTCACCTCAACTCCAACAAGCTGAAGACCATCAACAGCCAGTGGTTTGAATCCACACCCAATTTAGAGATCCTCATGATTGGGGAGAATCCCGTTGTTGGAATTATGGACTTCAATTTCAAGCCACTGGGCAACCTTAGAAGCCTGGTTTTGGCAGGGATGGATTTGACAGACATCCCTGGAAATGCCTTTGTGGGACTTGACAATCTTGAGAGCCTCTCTTTCTATGATAATAAGCTGGTCCGGGTTCCTCAGAGAGCCCTTCAGAAACTACCTAACCTCAAGTTCCTGGACTTGAACAAGAACCCAGTGCACAAGATTCAGGAAGGAGATTTCAAGAACATGCTGAGACTAAAGGAGCTGGGTATAAACAACATGGGAGAACTGGTTTCTATTGATCGGTACGCTCTGGACAACCTTCCTGAGCTCACAAAGCTGGAGGCTACAAACAACCCCAAATTCTCCTACATCAACCGTCAGGCTTTTCGTGATGTCCCAGCCTTGGAGAGTCTAATGCTGAACAACAATGCCCTGAATGCCCTGTATCAGTCTACTGTGGATTCTCTCCCCAACCTACGTGAGATCAGCATCCACAGCAATCCTCTGCGCTGTGACTGCGTTATCCAGTGGATGAGCTCCAACAAAACCACTGTCCGTTTCATGGAACCTCTGGCCATGCTTTGTGGCATGCCAAGTGAAGTAAGGGGTATGCATGTGCGGGAGGTTCTGCAGAACAATTTAGCAAACCAGTGTCTGCCTATGATTTCCCATGATACATTCCCAAGCCACCTCAACCTTGACATTGGCATGACGGTGGACTTGGACTGCAGAGCTATGTCCCAGCCTGAGCCTGAAATCTACTGGGTGACACCGATGGGGAACAAGGTGATGATGGACACCCTATCTGACAAGTACAGCCTCACCAACGAAGGTACACTGAGGATTTCTCGCATCCAAGTAGAAGACTCTGGAAGGTACACCTGTGTGGCTCAAAATGCAGAGGGAGCTGACACAAGAGTTACTGCTATACGGGTGAACGGCACTCTGTTAGACAGCACTCAGCTTATGAAGATCTACGTCAAACAAACCGAATCTCACTCTATCCTTGTCTCTTGGAAAATAAACTCAAACGTAATGACCTCCAACCTCAAGTGGTCATCTGCCACCATGAAAATAGACAATCCCCATATTACTTACACTGCCAGGGTACCTGTGGATGTCCACGAGTACAACCTTACACATTTACAACCAGCAACCGAGTACGAGGTGTGCCTCACCGTCTCTAACATCCACCAACAAACGCAAAGGTCATGCGTGAATGTGACGACGAAGCAAGCAACCTTCACTGTGGAAATATCTGACCAAGGGACCAACACTGCTCTGGCAGCGGTCATGGGAACAATGTTTGCAATCATCAGCCTGGCCTCTCTGGGGGTGTATATTGCCAAGAGGTGGAAGAGGAAAAATTATCACCACTCCCTGAAAAAGTATATGCAGAAAACCTCATCAATACCGCTGAATGAGTTGTACCCTCCTCTTATCAACTTGTGGGAGGCGGACAgtgagaaggagaaagagggcTCATCCGAGACCAAACCCAGTCAGGTGGACACCACACGCAGCTATTACATGTGGTGA